One genomic segment of Candidatus Eisenbacteria bacterium includes these proteins:
- a CDS encoding plasmid pRiA4b ORF-3 family protein, producing MALKFDHILQFKIILQGIKPPIWRRIQIPSDYTFWDFHVAIQDAMGWQDSHLHHFHLKEPALGVKLLIGIPFEREFEDDPVVLPGWDIPVARLLTLVDRSAKYNYDFGDDWWHSITLECIKPRTEKIEYPICTAGRRACPPEDCGGVPGYELLLEAISDPNHEEHESFRTWLGESYDPDKFDKESIVFDDPFERWELAFAADENFAEEDVTPNSKIRIRIGEDETIPLRINKLDYTLLEKLNLFDPEYFERFKPLPGSSDFVGQFTLYDLEDMQGYVAAESNHTDDRWLEMRLSSLFDRISDLMDRYDDGN from the coding sequence GTGGCTCTAAAATTCGACCATATTCTCCAATTCAAAATTATACTCCAAGGTATCAAACCGCCCATATGGCGAAGGATCCAAATTCCCAGCGATTATACATTCTGGGACTTTCATGTCGCCATCCAGGATGCAATGGGATGGCAGGACTCTCACTTGCATCATTTTCATCTCAAGGAACCTGCCCTCGGGGTAAAACTCCTCATAGGAATCCCCTTTGAACGGGAGTTCGAAGACGATCCCGTGGTTCTCCCTGGTTGGGATATCCCTGTTGCGCGGTTGCTGACGCTCGTTGATCGATCCGCCAAATACAATTATGACTTTGGCGATGACTGGTGGCATTCTATCACCCTTGAATGTATCAAACCACGCACTGAAAAGATTGAATATCCTATTTGCACGGCCGGCCGGCGCGCCTGTCCTCCAGAAGACTGCGGTGGCGTACCCGGATACGAACTTCTTCTCGAAGCGATCAGCGATCCGAATCATGAAGAACATGAGAGTTTTCGCACTTGGCTGGGAGAATCCTACGACCCTGATAAATTCGACAAAGAATCCATCGTTTTCGATGATCCGTTTGAAAGATGGGAACTTGCATTCGCCGCAGACGAGAATTTTGCAGAAGAGGATGTCACGCCGAATAGTAAAATACGCATCAGGATCGGTGAAGACGAGACAATCCCCCTGAGAATAAATAAACTGGATTATACCCTTCTGGAAAAATTGAACCTGTTCGATCCCGAATATTTCGAGCGTTTCAAACCCCTTCCGGGCTCCTCGGACTTCGTCGGACAGTTCACTCTATATGATCTTGAGGATATGCAGGGATATGTCGCTGCGGAGTCCAATCACACGGATGATAGGTGGCTGGAAATGAGATTGAGTTCCCTCTTTGATCGCATTAGTGATTTGATGGATCGATACGACGACGGCAATTGA